One window of the Mobula birostris isolate sMobBir1 chromosome 19, sMobBir1.hap1, whole genome shotgun sequence genome contains the following:
- the tdp2b gene encoding tyrosyl-DNA phosphodiesterase 2, whose translation MSEPQCKRPRLSGPDGQAAESPQPDGEEEGDDGALRRYREGVCAEFSVVTGTDGSVAQCYLAENEWLLERALNSYFEAAFQPSCSAMEAASQITNAADFQSIDLTDDNSVQTNNGDGTESHVDESTISLLTWNIDGLDSANLSERARGFCCCLALYNPDIVFLQEVIEPYYNYLKKRAVNYVLIPANSDGYYTTIMLKKSRVKLLKREIIDFPTTSMMRNLLVVQVNLAGNELYLMTSHLESTKEHSQERIKQLRTVLKKMEEVPEHATVIFGGDTNLRDSEVKKLGGLPANISDVWEFLNKPEHCRYTWDTTANNNLKAFYACRLRFDRVFYRASSEGQIVPKEMSLVGQDKLECGRFCSDHWGLLCDFDIIL comes from the exons ATGAGCGAGCCGCAATGCAAGAGGCCGAGGCTTTCGGGCCCGGATGGCCAAGCAGCGGAGAGCCCGCAGCCCGATGGCGAGGAGGAAGGGGACGACGGGGCGTTGCGCCGTTACCGTGAGGGTGTTTGCGCCGAATTCTCCGTTGTGACCGGCACGGATGGGAGCGTAGCGCAGTGTTACCTAGCGGAAAATGAATGGCTCCTGGAA AGAGCTCTCAACTCCTATTTCGAAGCAGCTTTTCAGCCATCTTGCTCTGCAATGGAAGCTGCCTCACAGATAACAAATGCAGCAGATTTCCAAAG CATTGATTTAACAGACGATAACAGTGTGCAGACGAATAATGGGGATGGCACAGAGTCACATGTAGATGAAAGTACCATCTCACTGTTAACCTGGAACATCGATGGACTTGATTCAGCAAACCTATCGGAAAGAGCACGTGGTTTTTGCTGTTGCTTGGCGCT GTATAACCCTGACATTGTGTTTCTTCAGGAAGTAATTGAGCCCTATTATAATTATTTAAAGAAGAGAGCAGTGAACTATGTTCTAATTCCAG CAAACAGCGATGGTTACTACACAACTATTATGCTGAAAAAATCTCGAGTGAAATTATTGAAACGAGAAATAATAGATTTCCCAACCACCTCCATGATGAGAAACCTCCTTGTTGTTCAG GTGAACCTTGCTGGGAATGAGCTCTACTTGATGACTTCCCACCTGGAGAGCACCAAGGAACATTCCCAGGAGCGGATTAAACAACTGAGGACTGTGCTCAAGAAAATGGAAGAAGTACCAGAGCATGCCACTGTAATATTTGGAGGGGATACCAATCTGAGAGATAGTGAG GTGAAAAAATTAGGAGGATTGCCAGCTAATATCTCAGATGTCTGGGAATTCTTAAACAAACCCGAACACTGCCGATACACCTGGGATACTACGGCTAATAATAATTTGAAGGCGTTTTATGCTTGTAGGCTCCGCTTTGACCGTGTGTTTTACAGGGCTTCTAGCGAAGGTCAAATTGTCCCAAAGGAAATGTCCCTCGTGGGTCAAGACAAATTGGAATGTGGACGGTTTTGTAGTGATCACTGGGGACTCCTTTGTGACTTTGATATCATTCTGTGA